The proteins below are encoded in one region of Juglans microcarpa x Juglans regia isolate MS1-56 chromosome 4D, Jm3101_v1.0, whole genome shotgun sequence:
- the LOC121259255 gene encoding pentatricopeptide repeat-containing protein At2g22410, mitochondrial-like isoform X4 — protein sequence MKPLFPCTQNSTSLLFLSAFTLRPQVVLHFLRPFSSTSTRRPKWNSTTNVIITNPTLLIMESCTTMLQLKQIQARMTVNGLITHTFPVSRVVAFCALADIGDVDYAHELFSQIENPNTYIWNTMIRGYGKAKIPTVGFWFFRRMVRERVEMDRRSFVFALKVCEQFCAISGGESVHCRICKMGFSSDLIVQNGLVHFYAERGCLDFARKMFDETLVKDVVSWTSIIDGHVVHNCSDEALELFNLMLLSDVEPNEVTMIPVLSACSLKGELSMGKSIHEYIQKKKISWSPNLQNAMLDMYVKCGSLVTAREIFDNMKNKDVFSWTSMVNGYAKFGKLELARKLFDDMPVRNVISWNAMVAGYSQNNQPKEALKLFLDMVEAGLAATENTLVCVLSACGQLGSLDLGQWIHHYYIHQKRIQFSLILENAFVDMYAKCGSLHAAATIFNEMVERDLVSWNSMVAGYASHGHAKKALVLFEQMTQLGFRPDDITFVGVLSACSHGGLVSEGQNYFKSMKRNFGIEPKVEHYACMIDLYGRIGLLEEAYKFIAKMPMGASVAAWGALLNACRMHGNVELAKVSAYKLLELDPEDSGIYSLLANILAHERRWGDVRMVRCMMREKGVKKTPGRSLIEIEVRFTLGAPFEILKSETSLPRPAPTFLPFAPRPSAQRLEFSLSPLLSSLRLSLMVLPVISNKVFFLFMKGKSLQIFVWCPSAQRSS from the exons ATGAAACCCCTTTTCCCTTGTACTCAGAACTCAACCTCACTGCTATTTCTCTCTGCTTTCACTCTCAGGCCCCAAGTAGTACTCCACTTTCTCAGGCCATTCTCTTCAACCTCCACCAGGAGACCCAAATGGAACTCAACCACTAATGTTATCATCACCAACCCTACTCTGCTAATCATGGAGTCATGCACGACCATGCTCCAACTGAAGCAAATTCAAGCCCGCATGACCGTCAATGGCCTCATTACTCACACATTCCCTGTGAGCCGGGTTGTAGCCTTTTGTGCTCTTGCTGACATCGGTGACGTTGATTATGCCCATGAGTTGTTTTCTCAAATCGAAAATCCCAATACTTACATATGGAATACGATGATCAGAGGCTACGGTAAAGCTAAAATTCCCACTgtgggtttttggttttttcgtCGTATGGTAAGAGAACGCGTCGAAATGGACCGCCGGAGCTTTGTTTTTGCGCTCAAGGTGTGCGAGCAGTTTTGTGCAATTTCAGGGGGGGAATCAGTTCACTGCAGGATTTGTAAGATGGGTTTTAGTTCGGATTTGATAGTACAAAATGGATTGGTTCATTTCTATGCTGAGCGCGGGTGTTTGGATTTTGCGCGCAAAATGTTCGATGAAACTCTGGTGAAGGatgttgtttcttggacctCGATAATTGATGGACATGTGGTGCATAATTGCTCGGATGAGGCTTTGGAATTGTTCAATCTGATGCTGCTGAGTGATGTTGAGCCAAATGAGGTTACCATGATTCCGGTACTTTCGGCGTGCTCACTGAAAGGGGAATTAAGTATGGGGAAAAGTATCCATGAAtacatacaaaagaaaaaaatttcttggAGCCCGAACTTGCAAAACGCCATGTTGGATATGTATGTAAAATGTGGTAGTTTGGTCACTGCTAGGGAGATTTTTGACAACATGAAGAATAAGGATGTGTTTTCATGGACTAGTATGGTTAATGGGTATGCAAAGTTCGGGAAATTGGAGCTGGCAAGGAAGCTTTTTGATGACATGCCCGTGAGAAACGTGATTTCTTGGAATGCAATGGTTGCTGGTTATTCTCAAAATAATCAACCAAAGGAAGCTTTGAAATTATTTCTTGACATGGTAGAGGCAGGATTGGCGGCAACAGAGAACACTTTGGTCTGTGTGCTTTCTGCTTGTGGTCAACTGGGTTCATTGGATTTGGGTCAATGGATTCACCACTATTATATCCATCAAAAGCGGATTCAATTTAGTTTGATTCTGGAAAATGCTTTTGTTGACATGTATGCAAAATGTGGGAGTCTTCATGCGGCTGCAACTATCTTCAATGAAATGGTGGAGAGAGATTTGGTTTCCTGGAATTCCATGGTTGCCGGATATGCTTCTCACGGACATGCTAAAAAAGCCCTCGTCCTGTTCGAGCAGATGACCCAATTGGGATTTAGGCCAGACGACATCACATTTGTGGGTGTGTTGTCAGCTTGCAGTCATGGGGGTTTAGTTTCAGAAGGTCAAAACTATTTCAAaagcatgaaaagaaattttgggaTAGAACCAAAAGTTGAACATTACGCTTGCATGATTGATTTGTATGGTCGAATTGGGCTACTAGAAGaagcttataaatttatagCAAAAATGCCAATGGGAGCAAGTGTAGCAGCATGGGGTGCTCTTCTTAATGCTTGTAGAATGCACGGGAATGTTGAGCTGGCTAAGGTTTCTGCCTATAAGCTGTTAGAGTTGGATCCTGAAGACAGTGGCATTTATTCATTACTGGCAAATATTTTGGCTCATGAGAGAAGATGGGGTGATGTAAGGATGGTGAGATGTATGATGAGAGAGAAGGGTGTCAAGAAGACTCCTGGACGTAGCTTGATTGAGATAGAGG TGCGTTTTACATTGGGAGCTccatttgagattttgaaatcaGAAACCTCCCTCCCTCGCCCAGCGCCCACCTTTCTCCCTTTCGCCCCTCGCCCCTCTGCCCAGCGACTGGAGTTCTCCCTTTCACCCCTCCTCTCTTCTCTTCGTCTCTCCCTAATGGTGCTCCCGGTGATCTCTAATAAagtcttcttcctcttcatgaAAGGTAAATCATTGCAGATCTTTGTTTGGTGCCCCTCTGCCCAGAGAAGCAG
- the LOC121259255 gene encoding pentatricopeptide repeat-containing protein At2g22410, mitochondrial-like isoform X3, with protein sequence MKPLFPCTQNSTSLLFLSAFTLRPQVVLHFLRPFSSTSTRRPKWNSTTNVIITNPTLLIMESCTTMLQLKQIQARMTVNGLITHTFPVSRVVAFCALADIGDVDYAHELFSQIENPNTYIWNTMIRGYGKAKIPTVGFWFFRRMVRERVEMDRRSFVFALKVCEQFCAISGGESVHCRICKMGFSSDLIVQNGLVHFYAERGCLDFARKMFDETLVKDVVSWTSIIDGHVVHNCSDEALELFNLMLLSDVEPNEVTMIPVLSACSLKGELSMGKSIHEYIQKKKISWSPNLQNAMLDMYVKCGSLVTAREIFDNMKNKDVFSWTSMVNGYAKFGKLELARKLFDDMPVRNVISWNAMVAGYSQNNQPKEALKLFLDMVEAGLAATENTLVCVLSACGQLGSLDLGQWIHHYYIHQKRIQFSLILENAFVDMYAKCGSLHAAATIFNEMVERDLVSWNSMVAGYASHGHAKKALVLFEQMTQLGFRPDDITFVGVLSACSHGGLVSEGQNYFKSMKRNFGIEPKVEHYACMIDLYGRIGLLEEAYKFIAKMPMGASVAAWGALLNACRMHGNVELAKVSAYKLLELDPEDSGIYSLLANILAHERRWGDVRMVRCMMREKGVKKTPGRSLIEIEVRFTLGAPFEILKSETSLPRPAPTFLPFAPRPSAQRLEFSLSPLLSSLRLSLMVLPVISNKVFFLFMKGKSLQIFVWCPSAQRSRFLQLESKLCTLLKTLCLQLRTT encoded by the exons ATGAAACCCCTTTTCCCTTGTACTCAGAACTCAACCTCACTGCTATTTCTCTCTGCTTTCACTCTCAGGCCCCAAGTAGTACTCCACTTTCTCAGGCCATTCTCTTCAACCTCCACCAGGAGACCCAAATGGAACTCAACCACTAATGTTATCATCACCAACCCTACTCTGCTAATCATGGAGTCATGCACGACCATGCTCCAACTGAAGCAAATTCAAGCCCGCATGACCGTCAATGGCCTCATTACTCACACATTCCCTGTGAGCCGGGTTGTAGCCTTTTGTGCTCTTGCTGACATCGGTGACGTTGATTATGCCCATGAGTTGTTTTCTCAAATCGAAAATCCCAATACTTACATATGGAATACGATGATCAGAGGCTACGGTAAAGCTAAAATTCCCACTgtgggtttttggttttttcgtCGTATGGTAAGAGAACGCGTCGAAATGGACCGCCGGAGCTTTGTTTTTGCGCTCAAGGTGTGCGAGCAGTTTTGTGCAATTTCAGGGGGGGAATCAGTTCACTGCAGGATTTGTAAGATGGGTTTTAGTTCGGATTTGATAGTACAAAATGGATTGGTTCATTTCTATGCTGAGCGCGGGTGTTTGGATTTTGCGCGCAAAATGTTCGATGAAACTCTGGTGAAGGatgttgtttcttggacctCGATAATTGATGGACATGTGGTGCATAATTGCTCGGATGAGGCTTTGGAATTGTTCAATCTGATGCTGCTGAGTGATGTTGAGCCAAATGAGGTTACCATGATTCCGGTACTTTCGGCGTGCTCACTGAAAGGGGAATTAAGTATGGGGAAAAGTATCCATGAAtacatacaaaagaaaaaaatttcttggAGCCCGAACTTGCAAAACGCCATGTTGGATATGTATGTAAAATGTGGTAGTTTGGTCACTGCTAGGGAGATTTTTGACAACATGAAGAATAAGGATGTGTTTTCATGGACTAGTATGGTTAATGGGTATGCAAAGTTCGGGAAATTGGAGCTGGCAAGGAAGCTTTTTGATGACATGCCCGTGAGAAACGTGATTTCTTGGAATGCAATGGTTGCTGGTTATTCTCAAAATAATCAACCAAAGGAAGCTTTGAAATTATTTCTTGACATGGTAGAGGCAGGATTGGCGGCAACAGAGAACACTTTGGTCTGTGTGCTTTCTGCTTGTGGTCAACTGGGTTCATTGGATTTGGGTCAATGGATTCACCACTATTATATCCATCAAAAGCGGATTCAATTTAGTTTGATTCTGGAAAATGCTTTTGTTGACATGTATGCAAAATGTGGGAGTCTTCATGCGGCTGCAACTATCTTCAATGAAATGGTGGAGAGAGATTTGGTTTCCTGGAATTCCATGGTTGCCGGATATGCTTCTCACGGACATGCTAAAAAAGCCCTCGTCCTGTTCGAGCAGATGACCCAATTGGGATTTAGGCCAGACGACATCACATTTGTGGGTGTGTTGTCAGCTTGCAGTCATGGGGGTTTAGTTTCAGAAGGTCAAAACTATTTCAAaagcatgaaaagaaattttgggaTAGAACCAAAAGTTGAACATTACGCTTGCATGATTGATTTGTATGGTCGAATTGGGCTACTAGAAGaagcttataaatttatagCAAAAATGCCAATGGGAGCAAGTGTAGCAGCATGGGGTGCTCTTCTTAATGCTTGTAGAATGCACGGGAATGTTGAGCTGGCTAAGGTTTCTGCCTATAAGCTGTTAGAGTTGGATCCTGAAGACAGTGGCATTTATTCATTACTGGCAAATATTTTGGCTCATGAGAGAAGATGGGGTGATGTAAGGATGGTGAGATGTATGATGAGAGAGAAGGGTGTCAAGAAGACTCCTGGACGTAGCTTGATTGAGATAGAGG TGCGTTTTACATTGGGAGCTccatttgagattttgaaatcaGAAACCTCCCTCCCTCGCCCAGCGCCCACCTTTCTCCCTTTCGCCCCTCGCCCCTCTGCCCAGCGACTGGAGTTCTCCCTTTCACCCCTCCTCTCTTCTCTTCGTCTCTCCCTAATGGTGCTCCCGGTGATCTCTAATAAagtcttcttcctcttcatgaAAGGTAAATCATTGCAGATCTTTGTTTGGTGCCCCTCTGCCCAGAGAAGCAG
- the LOC121259255 gene encoding pentatricopeptide repeat-containing protein At2g22410, mitochondrial-like isoform X5: MKPLFPCTQNSTSLLFLSAFTLRPQVVLHFLRPFSSTSTRRPKWNSTTNVIITNPTLLIMESCTTMLQLKQIQARMTVNGLITHTFPVSRVVAFCALADIGDVDYAHELFSQIENPNTYIWNTMIRGYGKAKIPTVGFWFFRRMVRERVEMDRRSFVFALKVCEQFCAISGGESVHCRICKMGFSSDLIVQNGLVHFYAERGCLDFARKMFDETLVKDVVSWTSIIDGHVVHNCSDEALELFNLMLLSDVEPNEVTMIPVLSACSLKGELSMGKSIHEYIQKKKISWSPNLQNAMLDMYVKCGSLVTAREIFDNMKNKDVFSWTSMVNGYAKFGKLELARKLFDDMPVRNVISWNAMVAGYSQNNQPKEALKLFLDMVEAGLAATENTLVCVLSACGQLGSLDLGQWIHHYYIHQKRIQFSLILENAFVDMYAKCGSLHAAATIFNEMVERDLVSWNSMVAGYASHGHAKKALVLFEQMTQLGFRPDDITFVGVLSACSHGGLVSEGQNYFKSMKRNFGIEPKVEHYACMIDLYGRIGLLEEAYKFIAKMPMGASVAAWGALLNACRMHGNVELAKVSAYKLLELDPEDSGIYSLLANILAHERRWGDVRMVRCMMREKGVKKTPGRSLIEIEDFCS; this comes from the coding sequence ATGAAACCCCTTTTCCCTTGTACTCAGAACTCAACCTCACTGCTATTTCTCTCTGCTTTCACTCTCAGGCCCCAAGTAGTACTCCACTTTCTCAGGCCATTCTCTTCAACCTCCACCAGGAGACCCAAATGGAACTCAACCACTAATGTTATCATCACCAACCCTACTCTGCTAATCATGGAGTCATGCACGACCATGCTCCAACTGAAGCAAATTCAAGCCCGCATGACCGTCAATGGCCTCATTACTCACACATTCCCTGTGAGCCGGGTTGTAGCCTTTTGTGCTCTTGCTGACATCGGTGACGTTGATTATGCCCATGAGTTGTTTTCTCAAATCGAAAATCCCAATACTTACATATGGAATACGATGATCAGAGGCTACGGTAAAGCTAAAATTCCCACTgtgggtttttggttttttcgtCGTATGGTAAGAGAACGCGTCGAAATGGACCGCCGGAGCTTTGTTTTTGCGCTCAAGGTGTGCGAGCAGTTTTGTGCAATTTCAGGGGGGGAATCAGTTCACTGCAGGATTTGTAAGATGGGTTTTAGTTCGGATTTGATAGTACAAAATGGATTGGTTCATTTCTATGCTGAGCGCGGGTGTTTGGATTTTGCGCGCAAAATGTTCGATGAAACTCTGGTGAAGGatgttgtttcttggacctCGATAATTGATGGACATGTGGTGCATAATTGCTCGGATGAGGCTTTGGAATTGTTCAATCTGATGCTGCTGAGTGATGTTGAGCCAAATGAGGTTACCATGATTCCGGTACTTTCGGCGTGCTCACTGAAAGGGGAATTAAGTATGGGGAAAAGTATCCATGAAtacatacaaaagaaaaaaatttcttggAGCCCGAACTTGCAAAACGCCATGTTGGATATGTATGTAAAATGTGGTAGTTTGGTCACTGCTAGGGAGATTTTTGACAACATGAAGAATAAGGATGTGTTTTCATGGACTAGTATGGTTAATGGGTATGCAAAGTTCGGGAAATTGGAGCTGGCAAGGAAGCTTTTTGATGACATGCCCGTGAGAAACGTGATTTCTTGGAATGCAATGGTTGCTGGTTATTCTCAAAATAATCAACCAAAGGAAGCTTTGAAATTATTTCTTGACATGGTAGAGGCAGGATTGGCGGCAACAGAGAACACTTTGGTCTGTGTGCTTTCTGCTTGTGGTCAACTGGGTTCATTGGATTTGGGTCAATGGATTCACCACTATTATATCCATCAAAAGCGGATTCAATTTAGTTTGATTCTGGAAAATGCTTTTGTTGACATGTATGCAAAATGTGGGAGTCTTCATGCGGCTGCAACTATCTTCAATGAAATGGTGGAGAGAGATTTGGTTTCCTGGAATTCCATGGTTGCCGGATATGCTTCTCACGGACATGCTAAAAAAGCCCTCGTCCTGTTCGAGCAGATGACCCAATTGGGATTTAGGCCAGACGACATCACATTTGTGGGTGTGTTGTCAGCTTGCAGTCATGGGGGTTTAGTTTCAGAAGGTCAAAACTATTTCAAaagcatgaaaagaaattttgggaTAGAACCAAAAGTTGAACATTACGCTTGCATGATTGATTTGTATGGTCGAATTGGGCTACTAGAAGaagcttataaatttatagCAAAAATGCCAATGGGAGCAAGTGTAGCAGCATGGGGTGCTCTTCTTAATGCTTGTAGAATGCACGGGAATGTTGAGCTGGCTAAGGTTTCTGCCTATAAGCTGTTAGAGTTGGATCCTGAAGACAGTGGCATTTATTCATTACTGGCAAATATTTTGGCTCATGAGAGAAGATGGGGTGATGTAAGGATGGTGAGATGTATGATGAGAGAGAAGGGTGTCAAGAAGACTCCTGGACGTAGCTTGATTGAGATAGAGG
- the LOC121259258 gene encoding SOSS complex subunit B homolog encodes MYSLKDIVPAAENNINTQFIVLNKGKTASEGQSKTCLALVADETAAVHFQLWGDECDAFEPGDIIRLTNGIFSCNRRSWVLRAGKRGKVEKVGEFTMAYVETPNMSEIEWVHDPSKSKFVQKAVISPHSRIFPPLP; translated from the coding sequence ATGTACTCTCTTAAAGACATTGTGCCTGCAGCTGAGAACAACATAAATACACAGTTCATAGTTCTGAACAAAGGCAAGACAGCATCAGAGGGCCAAAGTAAGACATGCTTGGCACTTGTGGCTGATGAGACAGCCGCAGTTCACTTCCAGCTCTGGGGGGATGAGTGTGATGCCTTTGAGCCTGGTGATATTATCCGTCTAACAAATGGAATATTCTCTTGCAACCGGAGAAGTTGGGTGTTGAGGGCAGGCAAGAGAGGGAAGGTAGAGAAGGTGGGAGAATTCACCATGGCATATGTTGAGACACCCAACATGAGCGAGATTGAATGGGTTCATGATCCAAGCAAGTCCAAGTTCGTGCAGAAGGCTGTTATTTCACCCCATTCACGCATTTTCCCGCCATTACCTTAA